A stretch of the Solanum dulcamara chromosome 6, daSolDulc1.2, whole genome shotgun sequence genome encodes the following:
- the LOC129893365 gene encoding translation machinery-associated protein 22-like — translation MADKPQPVQVLYCGVCGLPGEYCEFGPDFEKCKPWLIQNAPDLYPDFLKESNGTETDKVSDKLQSTSISEGSSASKPEEVKRLPGGKIKKKDKQEIIIEKVTRNKRKSITTIKGLELFGVKLSDASKKLGKKFATGASLVKGPTEKEQIDVQGDIAYDIVDFITKTWPDVPESAIFFIEDGKKVPAA, via the exons ATGGCGGATAAGCCGCAGCCAGTTCAGGTACTATACTGTGGAGTCTGCGGGTTACCAGGGGAGTACTGTGAGTTCGGTCCCGACTTTGAGAAATGCAAACCCTGGCTGATTCAAAACGCACCCGATCTCTACCCGGATTTCCTTAAAG AATCAAATGGAACAGAGACAGATAAAGTCTCTGATAAGCTTCAGTCGACTTCAATCTCTGAAG GTTCTTCAGCATCTAAACCAGAAGAAGTCAAACGTCTTCCTGGTGGAAagataaaaaagaaa GACAAGCAAGAAATTATTATTGAAAAGGTGACACGGAACAAGCGGAAAAGTATCACAACCATCAAAGGTCTCGAACTCTTTG GTGTTAAACTAAGTGATGCCTCCAAAAAGCTTGGTAAAAAGTTTGCTACTGGAGCTTCCCTGGTGAAG GGCCCAACTGAGAAGGAGCAGATTGACGTTCAAGGAGACATAGCTTACGACATTGTGGACTTTATTACAAAAACCTGGCCCGAT GTTCCAGAATCTGCAATATTCTTTATAGAAGATGGAAAAAAGGTTCCTGCGGCATAA